The Anopheles gambiae chromosome 2, idAnoGambNW_F1_1, whole genome shotgun sequence genomic sequence ttggagactgTGGTATTTGTCCAATGAATAGACACGCCAGTAGCAAAAACGTTAAATCGCATCTTTAACCGTGCCCTCCCATTCGCAAGCTAAATATACATGAGACAGACTAATCctgttaaaaatatacatgGACAAAAAATACCAGGAAATAAGATGCACAGGAAATTGCTCCAAAACTACTGAAATTTTATTCGACAATTAAGTTTCGCTcgctatttgttttgtttcttaacGGCAAACattcaaaagaaaagaaaattcaaaatcCTTATCGACCTTGGTTGTTCGAATGCGCACTGCTCGAAAACGGTCGAGCAGCAAGGTGAATACAACACTGAGGCGAATGtcaagttttgttttggtgttcTGCTGTtcagcaaaaggaaaaaagaataCGGGATCATCATGAAATATTAATTACTCTACCTAAAAGAAAGTTAACAGACGTTTGCTAACAGAGAGTTGAGAGGGTGGATAATTCGACTATCCTTAAGAAGTTAGTGAAAGTTTGCGGCGGCATCAGCACTAGTACACCATTGCTGACGACGGAGTGCTTGTTCCATTGGAGTAAGAAAAATCGATATTTGGTCATCATAACGGAGTGCTGTCCCCCATCCCCATTCAACCATTAAAGGAATGTTTTAGCATGAGCAgagtattttaaataatcatgTCGCTGCTGTAAATATTGTATGGTTTGTGTTGTTCTGACAACAAACCAATCAGTTGAATGGAATGCAACACCCTGGAGGCTCACTCTCCGTTTCTCTCCAGAAGCAACCCAAAGGCACTGATACCATTTTGGCTCGTTTCTGTTCAGGTCAGTTTTTGGGGCCGTTCCGCAGCGACAATGGCCTCCACGCCCGCCTACCACTGCATCGTCTGCACGCTCACCAAGATCCCGTTCGCGTCGCTGAGCAAGGAAAGCCAGCAGAAGATCGTGCGGACGGGGCGACCGGTAACGCAGATGCCCAACCTAACGTCCCGCTGCCTGAACTCGCTCAACCTGCACGTGACGGACTGGATGACGGGCTGCGACCGGGACCGGAAGCTGTTCTGCTGGCCCTGCCTGCTGTTCAACACCACCGAGTACGATGTGTGGGGCAAGCGGGGCTTTACCGACTTTGCCCGGCTGGCGACGGCCCGGGCGGAGCATGAGAAAAACGCGTCCCACCACGCGAAAAGCAAAACGCTCAAACTGTGGATCGAAACGGCCAGCGATCTTAGCGACAGCAGCGGGGAGGAAGACGTCGAGTGCATACCGGAGCTGGACTTTCTGAACATGTCCGCGTCCGAGTTGGACGAGGAGATCGACGTGAAGCCGAACGTGGAGGCGCTTAACGCGAGCATTGCGTTCTCGCAGGCCGCCCTGGGGGTAACGCCCGTGGTGGATCTGTGCGAAACGGCCAAGGATGGTAGCGGCCCGGTAGTGCACTTTGAGCCGGCGGCAATCGTGGTGGATTgtgaggaggaggatgatgcGCCGCCGAACGAGCCGGGCGGGCCGGGTGAAAACAGTCAGGCAAGCAATAGCTCTTCGGTTGGTGCTGCGGCAAGTGTCGTTGGTGTCAGCAAAAGTGTGTCGTTGCAGGTGGATGATTTAGCGCGGATTTACAGTACGTCTCATGACGGGGAGCGGGGGGAGAATTTGGGGCCGAAACCGCTCAACTGCATGTTCATTTGGGTACTGCGATGCCATTACACTTTAATTCTTCTCTTTACTCCCTTCCAGAAAACGGTCAGCAGGACACAGCCGGCGATAGCATAATGTCACACACGGCATTACAAACCGGCGCGGAGAAATATCAGCTCAAATGGCATTCGCACTATCAAAACATGAATGTGTCGCTATCGAATCTTTACAAGTGAGAATAATTCTGTTTAAAAGTGCAATTTGATTTGAatatttgatgttattttgtatttttttgcagAAATGACCGTTACGCGGATGTAATGCTGCTAACCTGCAACGGAGACGACAGCTATACGATACCTGCCCACAAGCTAATACTCGGCACTTCCAGTTTGGTAGGACGATAAGAACCACCTTAATGGTATAGCCATGACGTGCTGAAGATgtgtttcctttccctttccaGTACTTTGCCAACATTTTCGACAAAACACCCGTACCGCTGAACGCGGTCACGTACATAGTGCTTCCACCCGATCTCACCTACCGCTCGATGCAGATTCTTATCCAGTACATGTACACCGGCGAGTCGACCGTTTCGACCGACGTGCTAAACGAAGTGCTTCGTGGTGGCGAAATACTGAAAATCCGCGGTCTGTGGCGCAACGATTGCCCCAAACCGGCAACGGCTGCCGGTGACgccagcagtggcagcaatAGCAAAGAGCTGCCGCAGCACATTCCGTCGATGGATGGGTTGGGTGCCGGTCGGTTCGTCAGTCCGGTCACCGTTGCCGTACCGCCAGGCACACAGCCCGCCCCGTTTGCGCCCCATCACGTACTGTCATCTGCCACCGGACCGCTAATACACGTGAAGCGCGACATGGCGATCGATCCGGGCGAAGTGCGCCAGGGCGATGGTACCCGTACGCGCTCACTGTACGCGGCCAAAAGCCAAGAAATCGTTCACCAACGaacaaacgaaacagcacAGCCATCGCTTCCCTTTC encodes the following:
- the LOC1276415 gene encoding telomere zinc finger-associated protein, with the protein product MASTPAYHCIVCTLTKIPFASLSKESQQKIVRTGRPVTQMPNLTSRCLNSLNLHVTDWMTGCDRDRKLFCWPCLLFNTTEYDVWGKRGFTDFARLATARAEHEKNASHHAKSKTLKLWIETASDLSDSSGEEDVECIPELDFLNMSASELDEEIDVKPNVEALNASIAFSQAALGVTPVVDLCETAKDGSGPVVHFEPAAIVVDCEEEDDAPPNEPGGPGENSQASNSSSVGAAASVVGVSKSVSLQVDDLARIYKNGQQDTAGDSIMSHTALQTGAEKYQLKWHSHYQNMNVSLSNLYKNDRYADVMLLTCNGDDSYTIPAHKLILGTSSLYFANIFDKTPVPLNAVTYIVLPPDLTYRSMQILIQYMYTGESTVSTDVLNEVLRGGEILKIRGLWRNDCPKPATAAGDASSGSNSKELPQHIPSMDGLGAGRFVSPVTVAVPPGTQPAPFAPHHVLSSATGPLIHVKRDMAIDPGEVRQGDGTRTRSLYAAKSQEIVHQRTNETAQPSLPFQELSENHRKERENQEKQQQIGSSASGDCATAPSSTNNGDANSTATSVPAQRGSMPQALNFLGVKAEPVEWSDVRAGELAMPGNGEQAQSKNDSPSDPANPPKLIKSEECNASSATDNSRSSCSSTEQPTYSPLTCELCSETFTIPGEWVRHIEGHSDPSQTLPKRRRRAEESETADETAALRCDLCATFYVTPADWVRHVQNAHTESELAACNKRVSNHKRAVSSTSQHSPTGAAAPAAVGDGGPEKLCNICNKSFPSYASMVIHRRTHTGPYCCDICNKGFTVKSNLIRHMRSVHSQPGYQPASPHTDHDSQTSE